Proteins encoded by one window of Candidatus Zixiibacteriota bacterium:
- a CDS encoding NapC/NirT family cytochrome c, giving the protein MLPIIIVISIGLAIIITARPEITRNPGGKILAFLALFVLPSVSGVWGVAAHLEQSKKTVFCLSCHPMYEYGKSLLVDDAEFVPAVHYQNNFIPRDKACYTCHTDYTLYGDLNSKIRGLRHLMVFYSGNIPDTLQLYSPYNNRECLNCHSGMRKFEESSPHIETPMTRDSLSLNTLSCLSSGCHDVIHDVHNLDDVALYNDSL; this is encoded by the coding sequence TGTTGCCGATCATTATAGTCATTAGTATCGGACTGGCGATAATTATTACGGCCAGACCGGAGATAACAAGGAACCCGGGAGGGAAAATATTAGCCTTTCTCGCGCTCTTTGTCCTGCCTTCGGTGAGTGGTGTCTGGGGTGTGGCGGCGCATCTTGAACAGTCTAAAAAAACAGTGTTTTGTCTTTCGTGTCACCCCATGTATGAATATGGAAAGAGTCTGCTGGTTGACGATGCCGAATTCGTTCCCGCTGTTCATTACCAAAACAATTTTATTCCGCGAGATAAGGCATGCTATACATGCCACACCGACTATACCCTGTACGGAGATTTAAACTCTAAAATCCGCGGTTTGCGTCATCTTATGGTCTTCTACAGCGGGAATATCCCGGATACGTTGCAGTTGTACTCACCGTACAACAACCGCGAATGCCTGAACTGTCACTCCGGCATGCGTAAATTTGAAGAAAGCAGCCCACATATCGAGACACCAATGACACGAGATTCATTGAGTCTCAATACGCTTTCGTGCTTAAGCAGTGGTTGCCACGATGTTATTCACGATGTTCACAACCTTGATGATGTAGCTCTCTACAACGATTCACTCTAA